A genomic region of Streptomyces sp. R33 contains the following coding sequences:
- a CDS encoding anthranilate synthase family protein has translation METSRPAPSRLLGLLDDSCPPFALLRRRTPGRDHDTVEVLIGPVHEAGRLAELPVRELPTLALVPFRQIRERGFEVRDDGTPLSVLAAEEAYEIPLAEALAALPDHPVRIEGGSFDVPDEEYAATVERVIRDEIGRGEGANFVIRRTYEGRIDGFGRADALALFRRLLLGERGAYWTYVVHTGDRTLVGASPEVHVRMSNGRGGREAPSVEGGGGRRAGHTVVMNPISGTYRYPAGGPTAESLLAFLGDRKETEELSMVVDEELKMMCTVGDMGGVVVGPRLKEMAHLAHTEYELRGRSSLDVREVLRETMFAATVTGSPVQNACRVIERYEAGGRGYYAGALALLGVDASGSQTLDSPILIRTADIAADGTLRVPVGATLVRHSDPAGEVAETHAKAAGVLAALGVRPAAPRPAFGSAGLACDPRVQAALAARRQDLAPFWLRMQDRPPARTGHALVVDGEDTFTAMLAHVLRVTGLEVTVRRYDDPGLREAALSWAGPVVLGPGPGNPADAADPKMRMLRGLAGELLAGHRHGLLGVCLGHELLAAELGLPLIRKAEPAQGAQTRIDFFGREEVVGFYNTYTAHCPDEVADRLSQQGVGVSRDAVTGEVHALRAPAFAGVQFHPESVLTLDGAQLLSELLAGLRAATPA, from the coding sequence ATGGAAACCAGCCGCCCGGCCCCCAGCCGCCTGCTCGGCCTGCTCGACGACTCCTGCCCGCCGTTCGCCCTGCTGCGCCGCCGGACCCCCGGCCGCGACCACGACACCGTCGAGGTGCTGATCGGCCCGGTCCATGAGGCCGGGCGCCTCGCCGAGCTGCCCGTGCGGGAGCTGCCCACCCTCGCCCTCGTCCCGTTCCGGCAGATCCGCGAGCGCGGGTTCGAGGTACGCGACGACGGCACGCCGCTGAGCGTGCTGGCCGCCGAGGAGGCGTACGAGATCCCGCTCGCGGAGGCGCTGGCCGCGCTGCCGGACCACCCTGTGCGGATCGAGGGCGGCAGCTTCGACGTGCCCGACGAGGAGTACGCGGCGACCGTCGAGCGGGTGATCCGGGACGAGATCGGCCGCGGCGAGGGCGCGAACTTCGTCATCCGGCGCACGTACGAGGGCCGGATCGACGGCTTCGGGCGGGCCGACGCGCTCGCGCTGTTCCGGCGGCTCCTGCTGGGCGAGCGGGGTGCGTACTGGACGTACGTCGTGCACACCGGGGACCGGACGCTGGTCGGGGCCAGCCCGGAAGTACACGTACGGATGTCGAACGGGAGGGGCGGGCGCGAAGCGCCCTCAGTTGAGGGTGGTGGTGGGAGACGGGCGGGCCACACGGTGGTGATGAACCCGATCAGCGGGACGTACCGCTATCCGGCCGGGGGCCCGACGGCCGAGTCCCTCCTCGCCTTCCTCGGCGACCGCAAGGAGACCGAGGAGCTGTCGATGGTGGTCGACGAGGAGCTCAAGATGATGTGCACCGTCGGGGACATGGGCGGGGTCGTCGTCGGGCCGCGGCTGAAGGAGATGGCGCACCTCGCGCACACCGAGTACGAGCTGCGCGGCCGGTCCTCGCTGGACGTACGGGAGGTGCTGCGCGAGACGATGTTCGCGGCGACGGTGACCGGGTCGCCGGTGCAGAACGCCTGCCGGGTGATCGAGCGGTACGAGGCCGGCGGGCGCGGCTACTACGCGGGGGCCCTGGCGCTGCTGGGCGTGGACGCCTCGGGGTCCCAGACGCTGGACTCCCCGATCCTGATCCGGACCGCGGACATCGCGGCGGACGGCACGCTGCGGGTGCCGGTGGGCGCCACGCTGGTGCGGCACTCGGATCCGGCGGGCGAGGTGGCGGAGACGCACGCGAAGGCGGCCGGGGTGCTGGCGGCGCTGGGGGTCCGCCCGGCGGCCCCGCGGCCGGCGTTCGGTTCGGCCGGCCTCGCCTGCGACCCCCGGGTCCAGGCGGCCCTCGCGGCGCGCCGCCAGGACCTGGCGCCGTTCTGGCTCCGGATGCAGGACCGGCCCCCGGCGCGGACCGGCCACGCGCTGGTGGTGGACGGGGAGGACACGTTCACGGCGATGCTGGCGCACGTGCTGCGGGTGACGGGGCTGGAGGTGACGGTACGCCGCTACGACGATCCCGGGCTGCGGGAGGCGGCCCTGTCGTGGGCGGGCCCGGTCGTCCTGGGCCCGGGGCCGGGGAACCCGGCGGACGCGGCCGACCCGAAGATGCGGATGCTGCGGGGGCTCGCGGGCGAGCTCCTGGCCGGGCACCGGCACGGCCTGCTCGGGGTCTGCCTGGGCCACGAGCTCCTGGCGGCGGAGCTGGGCCTGCCGCTGATCCGCAAGGCGGAGCCGGCGCAGGGGGCGCAGACGCGGATCGACTTCTTCGGGCGGGAGGAGGTGGTGGGCTTCTACAACACGTACACGGCGCACTGCCCGGACGAGGTGGCGGACCGCCTCTCGCAGCAGGGGGTGGGGGTGTCCCGCGACGCGGTCACGGGCGAGGTCCACGCGCTGCGCGCCCCCGCGTTCGCCGGGGTCCAGTTCCACCCGGAATCCGTCCTCACCCTGGACGGCGCGCAGCTGCTGAGCGAGCTGCTGGCGGGCCTGCGCGCCGCCACCCCGGCGTAG
- a CDS encoding 1-acyl-sn-glycerol-3-phosphate acyltransferase, with protein MKFSIGGSLKLAFRPWVEGLENIPAEGPAILASNHLSFSDSFFLPAVLDRKVTFIAKAEYFTSPGVKGKLTAAFFKGVGQLPVDRSGARGAGEAAIKSGIEVIERGELFGIYPEGTRSPDGRLYRGKPGGLARVALATGAPVIPVAMIDTEKIQPPGKVVPKLMRPGIRIGKPLDFSRYQGMDSDRFILRSVTDEVMYEIMKLSGQEYVDIYATAAKRQIADAEKAEKAARAAAEKNAGKSAE; from the coding sequence ATGAAGTTCTCCATCGGGGGTTCCCTGAAGCTCGCCTTCAGGCCGTGGGTGGAGGGCCTCGAGAACATTCCCGCCGAGGGGCCGGCGATCCTCGCGAGCAACCACCTGTCGTTCTCCGACTCCTTCTTCCTGCCGGCCGTACTGGACCGGAAGGTCACCTTCATCGCGAAGGCGGAGTACTTCACCTCCCCGGGCGTCAAGGGCAAGCTGACGGCCGCCTTCTTCAAGGGCGTCGGCCAGCTCCCGGTGGACCGCTCCGGTGCGCGCGGTGCCGGCGAGGCCGCGATCAAGAGCGGCATCGAGGTCATCGAGCGCGGGGAGCTGTTCGGTATCTACCCCGAGGGCACGCGTTCACCCGACGGCCGCCTCTACCGCGGCAAGCCCGGCGGTCTGGCCCGGGTGGCCCTCGCCACCGGCGCCCCGGTGATCCCCGTGGCGATGATCGACACGGAGAAGATCCAGCCGCCCGGCAAGGTCGTCCCGAAGCTGATGCGCCCGGGCATCCGGATCGGCAAGCCGCTGGACTTCAGCCGCTACCAGGGCATGGACAGCGACCGCTTCATCCTGCGCTCGGTGACCGACGAGGTCATGTACGAGATCATGAAGCTGTCCGGCCAGGAGTACGTCGACATCTACGCGACGGCCGCCAAGCGCCAGATCGCCGACGCGGAGAAGGCCGAGAAGGCCGCCAGGGCCGCCGCCGAGAAGAACGCCGGCAAGAGCGCGGAGTAG
- the macS gene encoding MacS family sensor histidine kinase, translated as MAKRERVVRMSVEQPLWRALTAYRLITMVYAALLFASAYKDFDRPWVAAGYLAVLAVWTVATHRKVANAVSCTKRFLGADLTVALVGILLTPVADTYERIATGGPTLPSIWTAGSVLAFAIKGGWRWAGFASTFVAVANVLVHGGSPTRDTLHNVLLVWVASIAIGYVVEVARASEATLARALEIEAATRERERLARDIHDGVLQVLAMVQRRGTELGGEAAELGRMAGEQEVALRTLVTSGLVPTSRICRDESLGALVDTYEVEEPGADEGELDLRTLLAPHAGSRVSFAEPGTPVLLPVPAAKELAAAVGAALDNVRKHAGDGARAWILVEDWGDEVIVTVRDDGPGIPAGRLDQAEGEGRMGVALSIRGRLRDLGGSAELVSVPGQGTEVELKVPRGRTQ; from the coding sequence ATGGCGAAACGCGAACGCGTCGTGCGCATGTCGGTCGAGCAGCCGCTGTGGCGGGCCCTGACCGCCTACCGGCTGATCACCATGGTCTACGCGGCCCTGCTGTTCGCCTCGGCGTACAAGGACTTCGACCGCCCCTGGGTCGCGGCCGGGTACCTCGCCGTGCTCGCCGTCTGGACCGTGGCCACCCACCGCAAGGTGGCGAACGCCGTCAGCTGCACCAAGCGGTTCCTCGGGGCCGACCTCACCGTCGCCCTCGTCGGGATCCTGCTCACCCCGGTCGCGGACACGTACGAGCGGATCGCCACCGGCGGCCCCACCCTCCCCAGCATCTGGACGGCGGGCTCGGTCCTCGCCTTCGCGATCAAGGGCGGCTGGCGCTGGGCGGGATTCGCCTCGACCTTCGTGGCCGTGGCCAACGTCCTGGTCCACGGCGGCAGTCCCACCCGCGACACCCTGCACAACGTGCTGCTGGTCTGGGTCGCCTCCATCGCCATCGGCTACGTCGTCGAGGTCGCCCGGGCCAGTGAGGCCACCCTCGCCCGCGCCCTGGAGATCGAGGCCGCCACCCGCGAACGCGAGCGCCTCGCCCGCGACATCCACGACGGGGTCCTCCAGGTCCTCGCCATGGTCCAGCGGCGCGGCACCGAGCTGGGCGGCGAGGCCGCCGAGCTCGGCCGGATGGCAGGGGAGCAGGAGGTGGCGCTGCGCACCCTGGTGACCAGCGGGCTGGTGCCCACCTCCCGGATCTGCCGCGACGAGTCGCTCGGCGCGCTGGTGGACACGTACGAGGTGGAGGAGCCCGGCGCCGACGAGGGCGAGCTGGATCTGCGGACCCTCCTCGCCCCGCACGCCGGATCCCGGGTCAGCTTCGCCGAGCCGGGCACACCGGTGCTGCTGCCGGTGCCCGCGGCGAAGGAGCTGGCCGCCGCGGTCGGCGCCGCCCTCGACAACGTGCGCAAGCACGCCGGGGACGGGGCCCGGGCCTGGATCCTGGTCGAGGACTGGGGCGACGAGGTGATCGTGACCGTCCGCGACGACGGCCCGGGCATCCCGGCGGGCCGGCTCGACCAGGCCGAGGGCGAGGGCCGGATGGGCGTGGCCCTGTCCATCCGCGGCCGGCTGCGGGACCTCGGCGGCAGCGCCGAGCTGGTGTCCGTCCCCGGGCAGGGCACCGAAGTGGAACTGAAAGTACCGAGGGGGAGAACCCAGTGA
- the bfr gene encoding bacterioferritin produces MQGDPEVLEFLNEQLTGELTAINQYWLHYRIQDNKGWTKLANYTRAESIDEMKHADKITERILMLDGLPNYQRLFHVRVGQTLTEMFQADRQVEVEAIDRLKRGIEVMRGKGDVTSARLFEEILGDEEHHIDYLDTQLELIESIGEPLYIAQLIEQPES; encoded by the coding sequence ATGCAGGGCGACCCCGAGGTCCTCGAGTTTCTGAACGAGCAGTTGACCGGCGAGCTCACGGCGATCAACCAGTACTGGCTCCACTACCGGATCCAGGACAACAAGGGTTGGACCAAGCTCGCGAACTACACCCGTGCCGAGTCCATCGACGAGATGAAGCACGCGGACAAGATCACCGAGCGCATCCTCATGCTGGACGGCCTGCCGAACTACCAGCGGCTCTTCCACGTACGCGTCGGCCAGACCCTGACGGAGATGTTCCAGGCGGACCGGCAGGTCGAGGTCGAGGCCATCGACCGCCTCAAGCGCGGGATCGAGGTGATGCGCGGCAAGGGCGACGTGACCTCGGCGCGCCTCTTCGAGGAGATCCTGGGGGACGAGGAGCACCACATCGACTACCTCGACACCCAGCTGGAGCTCATCGAGAGCATCGGGGAGCCGCTCTACATCGCGCAGCTGATCGAACAGCCGGAGAGCTGA
- a CDS encoding response regulator transcription factor encodes MVVDDHPMWRDAVARDLAAAGFEVVATAGDGPEAVRRAVPAAPHVLVLDLNLPGMPGVQVCKELVGANPALRVLVLSASGEHADVLEAVKSGATGYLLKSAGAQELIDAVRRTAAGDPVFTPGLAGLVLGEYRRLATDPAPAAPDEPKVPQLTDRETEVLRLVAKGLSYKQIAERLVISHRTVQNHVQNTLGKLQLHNRVELVRYAIERGLDDA; translated from the coding sequence ATGGTCGTCGACGACCACCCGATGTGGCGGGACGCGGTCGCCCGCGACCTGGCCGCCGCAGGCTTCGAGGTGGTCGCCACGGCCGGCGACGGCCCCGAGGCGGTCCGCCGGGCCGTGCCCGCCGCCCCCCACGTCCTGGTCCTCGACCTCAACCTGCCGGGCATGCCCGGGGTGCAGGTCTGCAAGGAGCTCGTCGGCGCCAACCCCGCGCTGCGCGTCCTCGTCCTGTCCGCCAGCGGTGAGCACGCCGACGTCCTGGAGGCCGTGAAGTCCGGGGCCACCGGCTACCTGCTCAAGTCCGCGGGCGCCCAGGAACTGATCGACGCGGTCCGCCGCACCGCCGCCGGCGACCCGGTGTTCACCCCGGGCCTGGCAGGGCTGGTGCTCGGCGAGTACCGGCGCCTGGCCACCGACCCGGCGCCCGCCGCCCCCGACGAGCCGAAGGTCCCCCAACTGACCGACCGGGAGACCGAGGTGCTGCGGCTGGTGGCCAAGGGGCTCTCGTACAAGCAGATCGCGGAGCGCCTCGTCATCTCCCACCGCACGGTGCAGAACCACGTGCAGAACACCCTGGGCAAGCTCCAGCTGCACAACCGGGTGGAGCTCGTCCGGTACGCGATAGAGCGCGGCCTCGACGACGCGTGA
- a CDS encoding 6-phosphofructokinase yields MKVGVLTGGGDCPGLNAVIRAVVRKGVQEYGCEFVGFKDGWRGAVEGDTVPLGIPAVRGILPRGGTILGSSRTNPFKQENGVRQIKENLAKYEVEALVAIGGEDTLGVAAKLYGEYGIPCVGVPKTIDNDLSATDYTFGFDTAVGIATEAIDRLHTTAESHMRVLVVEVMGRHAGWIALHSGLAGGANVILIPEQRFDVDQVCAWVTSRFKASYAPIVVVAEGAMPKDGEMVLKDATTDSFGHVRLSGVGEWLAKEIEARTGKEARTTVLGHIQRGGTPSAFDRWLATRFGLHAIDAVHDGDFGKMVALKGTDIVRVPIADATAKLKTVDPALYEEVGVFFG; encoded by the coding sequence ATGAAGGTCGGAGTGCTGACGGGCGGCGGCGACTGCCCCGGGCTCAACGCGGTCATCCGTGCCGTCGTCCGCAAGGGCGTCCAGGAGTACGGGTGCGAGTTCGTCGGCTTCAAGGACGGCTGGCGCGGTGCGGTCGAGGGGGACACCGTCCCGCTCGGCATCCCCGCCGTCCGCGGCATCCTGCCGCGCGGCGGCACCATCCTCGGCTCCTCGCGGACCAACCCGTTCAAGCAGGAGAACGGGGTCCGCCAGATCAAGGAGAACCTCGCGAAGTACGAGGTCGAGGCCCTCGTCGCGATCGGCGGCGAGGACACCCTGGGCGTGGCCGCCAAGCTGTACGGGGAATACGGCATTCCCTGCGTCGGCGTCCCGAAGACCATCGACAACGACCTGTCGGCCACGGACTACACCTTCGGCTTCGACACGGCGGTGGGCATCGCCACGGAGGCCATCGACCGGCTGCACACCACGGCCGAGTCGCACATGCGGGTGCTCGTCGTCGAGGTGATGGGCCGGCACGCCGGCTGGATCGCCCTGCACTCGGGGCTGGCGGGCGGCGCCAACGTCATCCTCATCCCCGAGCAGCGCTTCGACGTGGACCAGGTGTGCGCATGGGTGACCTCCCGGTTCAAGGCGAGCTACGCGCCGATCGTGGTGGTCGCGGAGGGGGCCATGCCCAAGGACGGGGAGATGGTGCTGAAGGACGCCACCACCGACTCGTTCGGGCACGTCCGGCTGTCGGGCGTGGGGGAGTGGCTGGCCAAGGAGATCGAGGCGCGGACGGGCAAGGAGGCCCGGACCACGGTGCTCGGCCACATCCAGCGCGGGGGCACGCCGAGCGCGTTCGACCGGTGGCTGGCGACGCGGTTCGGGCTGCACGCGATCGACGCCGTGCACGACGGTGACTTCGGGAAGATGGTCGCGCTGAAGGGGACGGACATCGTGCGGGTGCCGATCGCGGACGCGACGGCGAAGCTGAAGACCGTGGACCCGGCGCTGTACGAGGAGGTCGGGGTGTTCTTCGGCTGA
- a CDS encoding bacterioferritin-associated ferredoxin, with product MYVCSCFGITDKQVKEHAAAGACTPRQIASVTKAGTDCGSCVRTIQGILGRGACPRRELLEKGNAAAVLAADPALAEAA from the coding sequence GTGTACGTCTGCTCTTGCTTCGGGATCACCGACAAGCAGGTCAAGGAGCACGCGGCCGCCGGGGCCTGCACCCCCCGCCAGATCGCCTCGGTCACCAAGGCCGGCACCGACTGCGGATCCTGTGTGCGCACCATCCAGGGCATCCTGGGCCGCGGGGCGTGCCCGCGTCGGGAGCTGCTGGAGAAGGGCAACGCCGCTGCCGTGCTCGCGGCCGACCCGGCGCTCGCGGAAGCCGCGTAG
- a CDS encoding class II 3-deoxy-7-phosphoheptulonate synthase, producing MYEVTVNAETQAPAAKATWRDLPAAQQPSYPDAEALRAVVADLESYPPLVFAGECDQLRARLGAVAKGEAFLLQGGDCAEAFDAVSAEHIRAKLKTLLQMSAVLTYAASVPVVKVGRIAGQYSKPRSKDTETRDGVTLPTYRGDSVNGFAFTEEARIPDPERLKRMYHASASTLNLVRAFTTGGYADLRQVHAWNQDFVKSSPSGQRYEQLAREIDNALNFMKACGTDPAEFKAVEFYASHEALLLDYEGALTRTDSRTGKLYDTSGHMVWIGERTRQLDHAHIEFCSQIANPIGIKLGPTTTVDEALTYIDRLDPEREPGRLTFVVRMGADKVRDKLPELVEKVTASGATVAWVTDPMHGNTFEAASGHKTRRFDDVLDEVKGFFEVHKGLGTHPGGIHVELTGDDVTECVGGGDEIFVDDLHQRYETACDPRLNRSQSLDLAFLVAEMYRDQ from the coding sequence GTGTACGAGGTGACCGTGAACGCTGAAACCCAAGCCCCCGCCGCCAAGGCGACCTGGCGAGACCTTCCCGCGGCGCAGCAGCCTTCGTACCCCGATGCCGAGGCACTGCGCGCTGTCGTCGCGGACCTCGAGTCGTATCCTCCGCTCGTTTTCGCGGGCGAGTGCGACCAGCTGCGCGCCCGTCTGGGAGCCGTCGCCAAGGGCGAGGCGTTCCTGCTGCAGGGCGGCGACTGTGCCGAGGCCTTCGACGCCGTGTCCGCCGAGCACATCCGAGCCAAGCTGAAGACGCTGCTCCAGATGAGCGCCGTCCTGACGTACGCGGCCTCCGTGCCCGTCGTCAAGGTCGGCCGCATCGCGGGCCAGTACTCCAAGCCGCGCTCCAAGGACACCGAGACCCGCGACGGCGTCACCCTGCCGACCTACCGCGGCGACTCCGTCAACGGCTTCGCCTTCACCGAAGAGGCCCGGATCCCGGACCCCGAGCGGCTGAAGCGCATGTACCACGCGTCCGCGTCGACGCTGAACCTCGTGCGCGCCTTCACCACCGGTGGCTACGCCGACCTGCGCCAGGTGCACGCCTGGAACCAGGACTTCGTGAAGTCCTCCCCGTCCGGGCAGCGCTACGAGCAGCTCGCGCGGGAGATCGACAACGCGCTGAACTTCATGAAGGCGTGCGGCACCGACCCGGCCGAGTTCAAGGCCGTCGAGTTCTACGCCTCCCACGAGGCGCTGCTGCTCGACTACGAGGGCGCGCTGACCCGCACCGACTCGCGTACCGGCAAGCTGTACGACACCTCCGGCCACATGGTCTGGATCGGTGAGCGCACGCGCCAGCTGGACCACGCGCACATCGAGTTCTGCTCGCAGATCGCCAACCCGATCGGCATCAAGCTCGGCCCGACCACCACGGTGGACGAGGCGCTGACGTACATCGACCGCCTGGACCCGGAGCGCGAGCCGGGCCGGCTGACCTTCGTCGTCCGCATGGGCGCCGACAAGGTCCGGGACAAGCTCCCCGAGCTCGTCGAGAAGGTCACGGCCTCGGGCGCGACCGTCGCCTGGGTCACCGACCCGATGCACGGCAACACCTTCGAGGCGGCCTCCGGCCACAAGACGCGCCGTTTCGACGACGTGCTCGACGAGGTCAAGGGCTTCTTCGAGGTCCACAAGGGCCTGGGCACCCACCCGGGCGGCATCCACGTCGAGCTCACCGGTGACGACGTCACCGAGTGCGTGGGCGGCGGCGACGAGATCTTCGTCGACGACCTGCACCAGCGCTACGAGACGGCCTGCGACCCGCGGCTCAACCGCAGCCAGTCCCTGGACCTGGCCTTCCTCGTCGCCGAGATGTACCGCGACCAGTAA
- a CDS encoding sulfite oxidase-like oxidoreductase, producing the protein MGQPESRESPGAEQLELPPGQRLQRGWPVTHYGPVPKFKPDRWEFRVFGATADGDKHCWNHEEFTALPFESVVADLHCVTKFSMQGAEWGGVLARDILALAPPSPQVTHVMVWAEYGFSSNLRLADFASDRTVFATHEGGELLTAEHGFPVRLVVPHLYAWKGPKWVRGIEYMTADRRGFWEERGYHNIGDAWREQRYSYQEEPGDGPEL; encoded by the coding sequence ATGGGTCAGCCGGAAAGCCGGGAATCTCCGGGAGCAGAGCAGCTGGAGCTTCCACCGGGGCAGCGGTTGCAGCGCGGCTGGCCGGTCACCCACTACGGCCCGGTCCCCAAGTTCAAGCCGGACCGCTGGGAGTTCCGCGTCTTCGGAGCGACCGCCGACGGTGACAAGCACTGCTGGAACCACGAGGAATTCACGGCCCTGCCGTTCGAGTCGGTCGTGGCGGACCTGCACTGCGTGACGAAGTTCAGCATGCAGGGCGCCGAATGGGGCGGGGTCCTCGCCCGCGACATCCTCGCCCTGGCGCCGCCGTCGCCGCAGGTCACGCACGTGATGGTGTGGGCCGAGTACGGCTTCAGCTCCAACCTGCGGCTGGCCGACTTCGCTTCCGACCGCACCGTCTTCGCCACCCACGAGGGCGGTGAACTGCTCACCGCCGAGCACGGTTTCCCGGTACGGCTCGTGGTCCCGCACCTGTACGCCTGGAAGGGCCCGAAGTGGGTCCGCGGCATCGAGTACATGACCGCCGACCGCCGCGGCTTCTGGGAGGAGCGCGGCTACCACAACATCGGCGACGCCTGGCGCGAGCAGCGCTACTCGTACCAGGAGGAGCCGGGGGACGGCCCCGAGTTGTAA